CGGAAGGAAAACAGCCCAGGGACATAGGGGAATGTGCTCGTGTCTTCCCAGGCACGTGCTTCGATGATCTCCAGCGTTTCAGCGTCCAGCACGACAATTGTGGCGATCAGGGTGTCGTTGTTTTTGTGGTAGGCCACATCTATTCCGGCAATGCGAGAAATAGCCCCCAGTTGATCTGTTTTGATGACTTGCTTCGCTAACGCTTGTTGAAGCGTGATGGCGTCGCTCGGGCTGATATCCCAGCGGTGCTGTATGACGGGATGCATGAGGATTGCCCTTGCTGATGTCCTGGCCTTACTGGACCCATGCCAGAGGTGCATCAGATTATGGCACTCGAAACGCGCTCAACATAGGCACACCTTCAACCTCCTCGCCGTCAGTGTTACTTAAGTCGGCAGCGCCAGGCCGGCGGGGTGGGCAGTAGATTGACGCCAGAATGATGGCGAATTAATATCGCGCCTCCCTGGCCACCCTGCGCCAATGACGACCCTTTCCGTACGCAAGGAAGACCCTGTGATCAAGACCCTGTTCAAAGCTGCCGCCGTCCTTTCCGTCGCCCTGCTGTACGGTTGCGCCTCGGCCCCTTCGGTGGACAAGATGCAGGCGGAAGTCGCGCATTACACGCTGCCCAAGGCCGCGGTAGCCGACAAGGGCCTGGTCTATGTGGTCCGCCCCAGCACCACCGGGATGATGGTGCGCTTCAATGTCTTCCTCGATGACAAGGAAGCCGACTCGGAAATGGGCTACAACCGTGGCAACCAGTACATCTACTTCTACGTGACGCCGGGCAAGCACGTGATCAGCTCCAAGGCCGAGAACTGGGCTGACATGACGGTCAACGTGAAGGCGGGTGAAGTCATCTACCTCAAGCAGGAAGTTGAAATGGGCCTGGTCATGGCGCGCAACAACCTCAAGGTGCTGAGCGATCTCGAAGGTCGCTACCTGGTCAAGGACGCGTCGCTGGGCACCATCGCCAAAGAGAGCAAGTAAGCGTTCCCGTCCCGCAAGGTGACTGGCAATTCAACAAGGGCGACCCTCGGGTCGCCCTTGTTGCTTGCGCGCTATCGTCATCCAGGCGGCCAGTTGCGGCACAAGCGGTTAGAATGTCGGTTTTGCCTGACCCAAGCCGACCATGACCCCGACCATCGCCACCCTCGAGCAGCACCTGCTCGCCGCCCTCGATCCCGCACCCCAGGAAACCCGCCGCCTGTTTCATGGCCGTGGCCGTTGCTGGCCGGGGCTGGAACAGATCACCGTCGACTGGTTGGATGGCGTGCTGCTGGTGGCGCTGTTCCGCGAGCCGCCCGAGGGCCAGCTGGCTGAGCTGGAGGAAATGCTCAAGGCCCTGGCGCAACGCCCGCAGTGGGCAGGCCAGGCCATTCTCCTGCAACACCGCTACTTGCCCGACAGCCCCGGCCAATGGCTGCTGGGCGAGCCCTGCCAGCAGCGCGAGGTGGTCGAGGATGGGCTTGCGTACCTGCTCGACCTCGGCGTGCGGCAGAACAACGGCCTGTTCCTCGACATGCGTTATGGGCGTCGCTGGGTGCGCGAGCAGGCGGCGGGCAAGCGGGTGCTCAACCTGTTCGCCTATACCTGCGGTTTCTCCGTGGCGGCGATCGCCGGCGGCGCCGAGCAGGTGGTCAACCTGGACATGGCCAAGTCGGCATTGTCCCGTGGCCGCGACAACCACAGGCTCAACGGCCATGACGCTTCGCGGGTCGCCTACCTGGGGCATGAGCTGTTCAAGTCGTGGGGCAAGGTACGCAAGTATGGGCCGTACGACCTGATCATCATCGACCCGCCGACCTTTCAGCGCGGCAGCTTCGTGCTGACCCAGGACTACGGCAAGATCCTGCGGCGGTTGCCGGAGTTGTTGAGCGAGGGTGGGACGGTGCTGGCCTGTGTCAACGACCCGGGGATCGGGCCGCAGTTCCTGATCGATGGCATGGCCGAGCAAGCGCCGGAACTGGCGTTTGTCGAACGGCTGGAGAACCCGCCAGAATTTCCGGATGCCGACCCCGAGGGTGGGTTGAAGGCATTGGTGTTTCGTTCGCAGGCTTGAAATGCTGTTCGCCAGCAAGCTGGCTCCTACAAGAGGTTGCTTGGGCCTGCAGGGGCCGGCTTGCTGGCGAAGGCGTTTACTTGTTGGTGTAGATCTGGTCGAACACGCCACCGTCGTTGAAGTGGGTCTTCTGCACGGTGCGCCAGTCACCGAAAGTCTTCTCCACCGACAGGAAGTCGACTTTCGGGAAGCGGTCGGTGTACTTGGCCAGCACTGCGGCGTCACGTGGGCGCAGGTAGTTGTTGGCGGCGATCTCCTGGGCCTCCGGCGACCACAGGTACTTCAGGTACTCCTCGGCCACGGCCTGGGTGCCTTTCTTCGCCACCACCTTGTCGACCACGCTCACTGGCGGTTCGGCTTCGGCCGACACGCTCGGGTAGATCACTTCGAACTGGTCGCGGCCGAACTCGCGGGCGATCATCTCGGCTTCGTTCTCGAAGGTCACCAGCACATCACCAATCTGGTTGGTCATGAAGGTGGTGGTGGCGGCGCGGCCACCGGTGTCGAGCACCGGCGCCTGCTTGAACAGCTTGCCGACGAAGTCGCGGGCCTTGCTTTCGTCACCGCCTTGCTTGAGCACGTAGCCCCAGGCCGAGAGGTAGGTGTAGCGGCCGTTACCCGAGGTCTTGGGGTTGGGCACGATCACCTGCACGCCGTCCTTGAGCAGGTCTGGCCAGTCCTTCAGCGCTTTCGGGTTGCCCTTGCGCACGATGAACACGGTGGCCGAGGTGAACGGCGCGCTGTTGTTCGGCAGGCGCGTCACCCAGTTGTCCGGCACCAGCTTGCCGTTGTCGGCCAGGGCGTTGATGTCGGTGGCCATGTTCATGGTGATCACGTCGGCCGGCAGGCCATCGATCACCGCGCGCGCCTGCTTGCTCGAGCCGCCGAAGGACATCTGCACATTGACCTTCTCGTTGTGCTCTTTATCCCAGTGCTTCTGGAACGCCGGGTTGTAGTCCTTGTAGAAGTCGCGCATCACGTCGTAGGAGACGTTGAGCAGGGTGGGAGCGGCCTGGGCGAGGTTGCCCAGGGCCAGGCCTGCGGCGAGCAGCGAGGCGCTGAAAAGTTTTTTCACTGGGGGCATTCCTTGTTCTGGTTCAAAGGGTTGGCGATTTGCCAGCGACTATAGCGGGTGGCTTTGCGCGGGTTAAAGAACAAAACGGTCTTTGGTTATGTCGTTGTCGGTGCAGGCCCTATCGCGGCTGAAGCCGCTCCTGCACATTTGCGCAGAACCTGTAGGAGCGGCTTCAGCCGCGATGGCGTCAGCACCGTCACCTTCACTGCTTGGGGAACAACGCATTGCCACACCGCGAACAGAACGCCGCGCCATGCTCATGGTGATGCTTGGCGCAGGTCGGGCAGTCGTGCTGCAGCTGTTCGCCGCGCAGGGCATTGGCCAGTTCGGCGGTGAAGATGCCGGTGGGCACGGCAATGATCGAATAACCAGTGATCATCACCAGCGACGACAGCACCTGCCCCAGCGGCGTCTTCGGCACGATATCGCCGAAGCCCACGGTGGTCAGGGTGACGATGGCCCAGTAAATGCCCTTGGGGATGCTGGTAAAGCCATGCTCCGGCCCTTCGATCACATACATCAGTGTGCCGAACACGGTGACCAGGGTCGACACGCTGACCAGGAACACGATGATCTTCTGCTTGCTGCCCTGCAGCGCCGCCAGCAGGTAGTGGGCCTGCTTCAGGTAGGGGCTGAGCTTGAGCACGCGGAAGATCCGCAGCATGCGGATCACGCGGATGATCAGCAAGTACTGGGCGTCGCTGTAGTACAGGGCGAGGATGCCCGGCACGATCGCCAGCAGGTCGACCAGCCCGTAGAAGCTGAAGGCGTAGCGCAGCGGCTTGGGCGAGCAGTACAGGCGGGTGATGTACTCGGCGAGAAAGATGGCCGTGAAGCCCCATTCGATACCCGCCAGCAGTCCGGCGTAGTTGCGGTGCACGTCGTCGATGCTGTCGAGGATCACCGTGACCAGGCTGGCCAGGATGATCAGCAGAAGGATCTTGTCGAAGCGTCTTCCAGCAACGGTGTCGGTCTGGAAGACGATGACGTAGAGCCGCTCGCGCAAGCTCGAAGGGTTGTCCATGGGCGCGTTCCATTATGCGAATGGGCAGAGCCTAGGGGCTGTGTTTCAGCTGTGCAAGCGAGGCGCGTTGCGGCGCTGGTTGAGTTGCAGCAGGTGGTTGCCCAGGTGCATCAGCCAGCAGGCGGTCACGAACGGCGCGGTCAGCCCGGCGATGGGCAGCAAGCTGAACAACGGTTGCAGCAGCAGCGCGCAGGCGATCGCCAGCAGGGTCATCCAAGGTTTCTCACCCTGGCGGCTGAAGGCCAGGGCCGCCAGCGCCGCGTTGAAGCCATACAGGCCCAACCAGGCGCCCTGTGCTTCACCGGCCAGCAGCGCGACGCCACCGCCGATTGCCGAGCCGATCACCGCCCAGGTGGCGGCATACGGGTTGGCGAAGTACATGCCGATGACGATCAGCAGGCCGGCCATGGGCTTGTCCAGCAGGAAGATCTGGCCCACGCCACGCAGCAGGGCATACACCGGATCGGCCTCGACGTAGCCGTTGGCCGAGGGTGTCGCCATCAGCAGGGTGGCCCAACCCAGCAGTACGAAGGGGGCGGTGTAGGCGACCAGCAGCTTGCCGCCGCGCTTGCGCCATTGGTGGGTGAGCATGCTCGACAGGCCGCCGGCGGCGATGATCAGCGGCGGCAGGATCGCCGACCAGGGCAACACGGCGCTGATCAGCAGGCCGATCAGCACGCCGTTGTAGCAGTACAGCCCGGCCTGGCGATCAGCGCGGTCGTAGCCACGGCGCTGGGCGGTGAGCAGGCCGGCCAGGGCACCGAGCAGGGCGCCGCCGACCAGGTCGGGGGCGGTCAGCAGGATGGCCAGCAGGCAGCACAGGCCGCACAGGGGGTTGCGCAGCAGCAG
This genomic stretch from Pseudomonas entomophila harbors:
- a CDS encoding DUF2846 domain-containing protein, encoding MQAEVAHYTLPKAAVADKGLVYVVRPSTTGMMVRFNVFLDDKEADSEMGYNRGNQYIYFYVTPGKHVISSKAENWADMTVNVKAGEVIYLKQEVEMGLVMARNNLKVLSDLEGRYLVKDASLGTIAKESK
- a CDS encoding class I SAM-dependent methyltransferase, with the protein product MTPTIATLEQHLLAALDPAPQETRRLFHGRGRCWPGLEQITVDWLDGVLLVALFREPPEGQLAELEEMLKALAQRPQWAGQAILLQHRYLPDSPGQWLLGEPCQQREVVEDGLAYLLDLGVRQNNGLFLDMRYGRRWVREQAAGKRVLNLFAYTCGFSVAAIAGGAEQVVNLDMAKSALSRGRDNHRLNGHDASRVAYLGHELFKSWGKVRKYGPYDLIIIDPPTFQRGSFVLTQDYGKILRRLPELLSEGGTVLACVNDPGIGPQFLIDGMAEQAPELAFVERLENPPEFPDADPEGGLKALVFRSQA
- a CDS encoding sulfate ABC transporter substrate-binding protein gives rise to the protein MKKLFSASLLAAGLALGNLAQAAPTLLNVSYDVMRDFYKDYNPAFQKHWDKEHNEKVNVQMSFGGSSKQARAVIDGLPADVITMNMATDINALADNGKLVPDNWVTRLPNNSAPFTSATVFIVRKGNPKALKDWPDLLKDGVQVIVPNPKTSGNGRYTYLSAWGYVLKQGGDESKARDFVGKLFKQAPVLDTGGRAATTTFMTNQIGDVLVTFENEAEMIAREFGRDQFEVIYPSVSAEAEPPVSVVDKVVAKKGTQAVAEEYLKYLWSPEAQEIAANNYLRPRDAAVLAKYTDRFPKVDFLSVEKTFGDWRTVQKTHFNDGGVFDQIYTNK
- a CDS encoding ion transporter; protein product: MDNPSSLRERLYVIVFQTDTVAGRRFDKILLLIILASLVTVILDSIDDVHRNYAGLLAGIEWGFTAIFLAEYITRLYCSPKPLRYAFSFYGLVDLLAIVPGILALYYSDAQYLLIIRVIRMLRIFRVLKLSPYLKQAHYLLAALQGSKQKIIVFLVSVSTLVTVFGTLMYVIEGPEHGFTSIPKGIYWAIVTLTTVGFGDIVPKTPLGQVLSSLVMITGYSIIAVPTGIFTAELANALRGEQLQHDCPTCAKHHHEHGAAFCSRCGNALFPKQ
- a CDS encoding urea transporter, with the translated sequence MYTKNFVNPCPDWATALLNGFSQVLLLRNPLCGLCCLLAILLTAPDLVGGALLGALAGLLTAQRRGYDRADRQAGLYCYNGVLIGLLISAVLPWSAILPPLIIAAGGLSSMLTHQWRKRGGKLLVAYTAPFVLLGWATLLMATPSANGYVEADPVYALLRGVGQIFLLDKPMAGLLIVIGMYFANPYAATWAVIGSAIGGGVALLAGEAQGAWLGLYGFNAALAALAFSRQGEKPWMTLLAIACALLLQPLFSLLPIAGLTAPFVTACWLMHLGNHLLQLNQRRNAPRLHS